The genomic window CCAGTTACACAGGACCCCTGTCCAGATGAGTGTTTAATATCTCCAGGGAGGGAGACTCCCCAgcctccttgggcagcctgtgccagtgcttgggcaccctcatagtaaagtagtatttcctgatgttcagacaaAACCTCTGTGTTTCGGTTTGTGCACATTCATAcacaaaatatatgaaaatatcaTACCTAAATAAGCTGTTTACAATAGATGTTTAATTAACAGACTTTggaaactttccttttttttttaatagatggaCTTTTTGATGGCAGCATTCATTGGATGGCAGTGTTGATTTCGATGGCAGTCTGCATAATTGTCATGATCATCTTATTTAGCTGCTTTTGTTACAAGTAAGGAAAACACTTTCTTTATTGGCAACACTTTCAATTTCCCAAATGAATGTAAACAGAACAGTAGTTTTGTGAATGTACTCAGTTAATAATACTTATTTCTGACAAAAATAGATTGGAAGTGAAATTTGTAATTGCACATTTCGGTGGatagcagtttgcattgctAGGTAAAATGAAATGTTCACAGCATAGACTTTAAGTGAATTTGATCCTTTCCTCTGGCTGCGAAGtgtttaaactttttaaagttacaCATAACTTTGATGCTATAGTATCCAGTAAACAGGAATATCTTaatgcttttatgtttttagaTAGTTACATTCCATCTACTTCTGAGATTTACCTTTGTAAAGTGCTTTTGCAAACCTAAAGCGCCAAGGATGTGTCTTAtatctttccctctttctgttGTGTTTCAAAACTAAATCATTGACGGGCTGAGCTATGGCAATTCATGCAGGTGCAGTTTAAGAGACTATGCAGGCTTCTGTCAGCTCCAGCCCTATGCTGGGCATGATCATTGTTCTAGCAGTTTCAGCAGAAACGTGCATGTGTCAGCCTCATCTGCCATGGTTCAAGGTTCAGTCTGTTTAAACCAAAACGAGCGGTTGTATGCTAGTAACACTGGCTGTGAGCAGAGTATTAAAAATGCTGGGTTTCCACCTGACTCATAATAAACTGCTATGCCTCTACATGCATTACAGCttcttaatattaaaaaatcatggaagatacatttctgaaaaaaaagggtACAGTaaaatctgatattttttttcttttaagaaaacttgtacatttaaatagcttttttcctAGCTCaatttaatacatattttgaaGAGTGCTTTGGAGTTCAGCTTAACTTCTTCCGTTACTTTTGCAGGCATTACTGTAAGTCGATGGCAAAGCGGCACTGTTATAATCGTGACCTGGAACAAGATGAAGCATTTATTCCAGCTGGGGAGTCATTAAAAGACCTTATTGACCAGTCACAAAGTTCTGGGAGTGGATCAGGACTACCATTGTTGGTAAATCATAAACtcagatttttcttcactgaactTCTCTTCATCAAATACAAAGTTTGGTTTGTACCTGGTGTCTGGAACAAAGCAGTTTATCTGTACAGTGTGGTAATTTTTTATATGCAATTGCACTGAAAAGATATAGTACAAACTAAACATGTATGAAAGCCCATCTTCACATAATGAACTAAAATGAAGGGCAAAATCAGATTATATGTTAGGAAGTCTGATGGCATTagcaaaatttaaagaaaaattagagcCTACAGACATTAAGGTAAAAATGCAGTGAACAGATAATACAAGTATCAAATTGAGCAAactcaaagatattttttttagtgtCCACTGTTTGATAAAAGAGATTTGCTCTTTATTTGCTGATAGTTGTTCTTAACTTTTGGTTCTCTACCCTATATAATACTTGCATAAAAATTAGCCAGTGAGATAGATGACtgtaattatttataaaatagaaacaaacagAATGCAAGAGAATGCATCTGAATTAAATAAGAAGTTGAGGTGATTTAATCTTTTTGGGTTTGTTATACTATTCTTCCCTGGAGGCAGCAATAATGAGTTTGAAATGGGCATAGtggaaaataatacagaaaaaaattttacagtggGAACAAAACTCTAAGCCATCCAAGCTTGAGAAGCAGCTTGTTCAGGTGCTCTTGGTTAATTGCTGCATTTCCCTCCTCCATCTTCCCctcatttttaatctttttttcctaggtCCAGCGCACTATTGCCAAACAAATTCAGATGGTGAGGCAAGTTGGAAAAGGACGATATGGTGAAGTGTGGATGGGCAAATGGAGGGGTGAAAAAGTCGCAGTGAAAGTGTTTTTCACCACAGAAGAAGCCAGTTGGTTCCGAGAAACAGAGATTTACCAAACTGTCTTAATGCGTCATGAAAACATCCTTGGTAAGGAAGCAGTACATAGTTTGGCTACTGGAAGGCTTGCGTGAGAGTGAAAGAGAAGTTCTTGGTGGCTTGAGGGGTATATCGTGGCTTCTGTGGAATAACCAGATGGGTGTCCCTTAATTTATGCTaataaaatgctattaaaaCGGTGGAATCTTGCTGCCTTTCGTTGGAAACATGTCTGCAGTCTCTTTGCTGGAAAAGTGGaacggtaactttgtgtataGTTGAGATCTGAGCTTCTACATTATTACTTTTTGTAAGGGGAACAGGTATCCTTTGATACAGTGCAAGACAATATAGCTTTAGGAATTCTTAATAAACCTGTTGCATAAAAAATTATGTACAAATAAATTGTAATTTTGTTTATACATTTCATAGGTTTCATAGCTGCAGATATTAAAGGCACTGGCTCCTGGACACAGCTTTACTTGATTACAGATTACCATGAAAATGGATCATTGTatgattttctgaaatgcaCTACACTAGACAACAGGGCTCTCCTCAGACTGGCGTATTCTGCTGCATGTGGTCTGTGCCACCTACACACAGAAATTTATGGGACACAAGGCAAGCCTGCTATTGCCCATAGGGACCTGAAGAGTAAAAACATCTTGATAAAGAAGAATGGAACCTGCTGCATTGCTGATTTGGGTCTTGCAGTCAAGTTTAACAGGTAGGTGAACAAACCCTCTGTAATGGGAAAGcttttatataattttgtttaatgtCCCAGATGTCCAATTTAAAAGGAAGTTGGAGTAATTTGGTTGCatgctttcagtttttttcagtttggagAGTAAAATGATGTTCTTCCTTTGAATGCTGGTAAGCACTGAGATGAAAGTAGGTTGTTAAGAGAACAACGAAAAGACTCTTGTGGAAAATACAAGTAGTttctggaggaaaggaagaggagaccAATTCATTTGTTACTCAAAACTTGCCTTTCATAGTAATTGCTATCATGTAGTTTCATTATAAATTATCTCATAGAAAATTTGAACACTGTAAAGGGATTTGAAATTTAATCAAAAAAGTGATACTATAATAGTATTATTGATTACTTTTTTATTCCAGTGGAGCAGTAGAATTATCTTTTGGTACAGTAGAGCCTGAAAGAAAGCATAAGCCTTTGCAAATAATTTCCTGAGCTGTTACCAAATATACTCATCTTTATAGTGGTTTTCTTATTCAGTTTTTTCATATGATTTTCCATGTCttgcaaaagcagcagtaaacTGTCAACTTCCATACTCGCTATCATTTTTTTCTAGTCAATCTTTTTCAGGGAGGTACAGTGTATTTCAGGTGTAGTATTGAGAGGGAAGCAAATGAAATACTTTAATTGGTAAATTGGAGCTTTGCAGTGCAACGATTGCATCTTACAGGATTTCTTACCTTGTCTTGTAATAGTCCACAACTCACTAACTTCCTAATATTTCCATATAGTGACACAAACGAAGTTGATGTTCCTTTGAATACTAGAGTGGGAACAAAACGTTACATGGCTCCAGAGGTCCTAGATGAAAGCCTGAATAAAAACCATTTCCAACCATACATCATGGCTGACATCTACAGTTTTGGGCTGATCATTTGGGAAATGGCTCGGCGCTGCGTCACAGGAGGTAAACTTTTAATTAATCTGTATAAAATCTACCAGGCCCTTGTCTCACTTTAATAATACTTCTTCAGGAAATAGTGTAACAAGTCTGCTGTATCAACAGGCTTGTGTTCTTTAAAAGCAGTAGTACAGCTTGAAAATCACTGAGCTAAGCCTTTTTGATTGTTAGAATTAAGCagcttgggctttttttttccttactcaaAAAGCAGAGTGCCTGGTTTCTGAGAAATAGTGGGATGCAGATGTGTTTCACCCTGGTGCTGTTAATTAAGCTTATAAAATGTAATTGATAAGATATTATTCTTCTGTTATACTTTCTTGCATTTCTGGTGTCATTCAGTTTTCTCCTCACATGTATTTTCGTGATTcgtctttccttttctttcattcttcttttgtGACCTTAGAGGTCTTCACTTGTATTCTCTTCTTCCATGTTATGGTTTCTCCCTGTTTCTTTGTAGCATGTGGTGGATTAGATGATGTCAAATTCTACATTGGGTGTCAAAGTCAAAGGGACTGCAAGGAATTAGTGTAGCTATTAAACTTAATATTGGGTCTTTTCTGATAAATTATTGTTATAGTGAAATACTCAGTTTTTTATCGCAGTATAACAGTGTGGTGGGTTTGCCTTGGCACAAAATTGAGTTAAATTTTGCTCCTGGCTGAGGAAATCTCAGAGTAGATAcacagattatttattttttttaaatggttctCAATCTTTCACAATTATCTCCAGGTATTGTTGAAGAGTATCAGTTGCCATATTATGACATGGTGCCAAATGATCCATCCTATGAGGACATGAGAGAAGTGGTGTGTGTCAAACGCCTACGCCCAGTAGTATCAAATAGGTGGAATAGCGATGAAGTGAGtatgctgaaaggaaaaataagttcAGTTTGTTCGTTAATATGGAAGGGTATTTTAGTTAATTAATTACCAAAACATTGTAAAATAGGGACTACGTTCAGACATTCTGATATTTTGAAAACCTCATAGCACTAATAGGAGAAAGATATgtttgaaatacattaaaaatatagtaTTTTGAGTTTATCTTTTCATTAATCTAAGGAGAAGATACCCTTAAGCAGCATCCAAGTAGATGAATACTGCTCTtagatattctttttttttagatagtgaaatatttttcagagttttgATTGGAGCTAAAACTGAAACAAGTTTTTAATTGGTGTTATTAgccttaaaatatatatatagcataATGGTTCATTTTATAAGGTATTCATGGGATGTGAAGcaatttctttgtgtttgtagatatcccttttatttttttccatttttcttttttactcttaCGTTCCAGGACCATGATGTAACTGAAATACTAAATCTTCATGTGTTTTTCAAGGGCCACAGCTTGAACACAGTAAATAAGATGTAACTATGTTTCACATAGCAAGCTAGCTTTGCCATGTACTTTCTTCCCCAaatccttaatttcttttaggaATTGCCAGTTTTTTCCATTCTATTTTTTGACTGCTGAAAGAACTTTTGTCGCATCTTGATTTCAATGAGAAAGTCCTCTACAGATTTTCTGACatataaatggaaatttttcagCTTATTGCTACCATTTTTGTACCTTTGTTCTTGAGTTGTAATGATAATTCTGGTAATGTGTCTTTGTGAAACTAAAGAAGCACTTCAGTTAATTCCAGCTACTCTAACACTAGGCagtgaaggggaggaaaaaagaggattGGGACACGGTGGTTGGTGGGTTttgggcttttgttttggtttctagGTGATCTGTTTATAATAGCTCTGGATcagaaattttgcagaaaatgtagAAGTTACACATTTGGACTTAAGAGTTCTATAATTTGGGCTTGACAGTGAACCAAAATTATATACCTCTGAGGTCTGTCAGTTGTTACACTACtgttcctttgatttttttattttacagtgtttaAGAGCAATATTGAAGTTAATGTCTGAATGCTGGGCTCATAATCCTGCCTCAAGGCTCACTGCCTTGAGGATCAAGAAGACACTTGCCAAGATGGTGGAATCACAAGATGTAAAGATATGACATAGTAAATTGACATTGGAGAGCAAAGCTGGACTCCTAGATCTTTTCACTCAAACATGGGTGAGACCTATGTGGGAAGAGGAAATAACTGAGGTTCAGTATGTTTTCTCAGCACACTTCTACAGGCTGCTAATCAAATCTTTCAGTACTTCATAGACTGTGATACTGAAAGCCTCTATACACTACATGCTACATATATGGACAGCCTTGATAAAtcacatttgtttttgtttgagCTGCATTGAGACTTCAGTCATACTTAGTCTCCAGTAAAACTCTGGGTACTGAATTGAATGTTCAGATTACAGTGCTTTCTGTGAAAGCCTAACAAGCTATATGGATTCAACAGAGATGGAGaatataagctttttttttttgccttctacCTGATAAAACCTAGTCAATCCATACCAAGGTTTTGTGAAACAACCTGTATGTTATGAATCTGTTTGTGATACTACTCAGTTTAACAGTTCCTTATGGCTTTATGTGTGTGCCAGGGttattttgctgtcatttgGAGTAGATAAGAAACCATTTAAATGAACAAAGTTTTACGGTCAGGGCTCCATGCATTTTGTGGCTCCACAATCAGAGACATGTTACAGAATTTACTCCTTGCTATTAATTTATCTTCCAAAATTTCAATTTTAGTTCTATTCTTGTTTTGGTCACAAGGAGAACTTCAAAAATGTGAATCGTTAATAAATTAAGGAATGCCTGCCTGAGCTTGAAACAATCTCTCTTAGAGGTAGAGACCACCTTGGTCATCTCACTTACAGTCTAGTGGGCTCTGTTGCTGGATGACATTTGGTATATATTTCATAATGTCCCATGCAACCAGCATTTTTGCTGTACAATAATTTACATCTTAACAGAAAGACCACTGATGATGtgttttgcctttctgctttatTGGGACTCAGTGGTAGGTGTCTGTCATGCTCTGAACTCTTTGCCATAAAGAGGGAGTCAGTAAGTTGTAGGAGCATGCTTTTTGATCATTTGACAAAACTCGGCAGAAGATAAGTTTTGAAATGCTTGAGAACACGTCTGATTTACAGACTCAAaagagggaaggcagggagcACAGGCCAGGCGCTCAGAAGATTAGAGAACACAGTGAAGGTCAAGAGCAGGAGAACCGAAAACATGAACAGTTGAAGATAAGATCCAGAACGTACGGAAGATTTTGGGCTGGGTTGCCCTGATGTAAATGCAGGAGGCCGTGTCTGTGGGCCACTTAGAGGACAGTTATAAAATTCAAGATTTGAGACAAGGTAAATCAGTGGGTGTTTTAAGTTCCAGTTAGGCAAGTTTGGGAGGAATGGCATTGAAAGATAATTCACAAAGATAAAGTTAACATAATCACAAAATCTGGTCCTATCATGCCATCTCTTTGGCCTGCACAGGAAACTAgttcccttctttccttcacTGATCCAGACAAGTTGGTTAAATACCAGAACCCCTCCATGAGGTTGCTGTGAGGCAGAATTACTGATTTATAACTCCTTTGGCACATCTACTTTGAAGTTAGAAAATAGTACCATAACTGAAGCTGAAGCTTCAAATGCATCAATCATCAGAAGAACGAACACACAGTATTGGAACCATTGAATCTGTTTGATAATTTAAGTGCCTATAACTTTGTACTGTAAATCTTGTTCCAGATAACTTTAAAAAGGGAAGTTATTTATACAGTATGTTTTGTGCtttagtaaaaaaaccccacctagTCCTAGGTACATGTGTACAATTAGATACATGCGCGCACACACATATGCCATAGTTgagatttgaagaaaaaagttaggaataatattaaaattgatgaaaaaatgttaaaacttCAGATTGATCTCTGCCAGAGTATTTGTCTTAAAATATGTACATGGAGATTGTTTTGATATGTGCTTAAATTTCCCTTGAAAATACAACTCATAGAAAACAATATAACACAGAACTAATGTGATTTGTGAACAATTACAACCTTCTAAcgttatttttttgttctaattCTGTAGTTCACATAATGTAAATGGTCAGGCAAAAGattgcagtatttttattttctattgtgATGTACAGACTTTATTTAACAGTTCTACATATTTTATAGAAAACTAGCTATTTCAAgggacatttctttttttttaaataaagtcatTACTTTTGTTCAGTAATGCCTTTAAGTATTAATATGTATTCTGGCTGAAAAGTTCATAGCTGTGTCAACTATGATTTTTAACTTATTTGAAAACAGCAAGAGATATATGATATTGTGCCACAATTCTCATGataaagggctttttaaaacaacatttctcCGTCCATTGCCAAGAAATATATGAGTTTGAAATTGTTAATCGTGTCTTTGCGCATAATTTTTGCACAGgtagtttgaaaatatttggtaAGAGCCAAAAGAAGGAAGGGAtaagcttcccccccccccttctctgGGAATTTAAtcaataagaaggaaaaaatgtttatgtaGGTACCCTGCTAGCTTAAACTTTCAGAGCATGGAGGTCTATTTGAATTAACCCATTCCTagttagaatattttttaatttcttttagaagTGACCACAGCATTTTTAACTGTAAACTTGTTTTGTGAATTCTCTAATTCCTTTTTCCCAGGTCTTTAGAAAGCCATTGCTGAAAGTGTGAATTTCGATAGTTTTTAGGTGttctcttattttctcctccattGTTTAGGCATTTGCAAGGCAATAGGATGGTGATTTTTGGTAGACATCTTAAGACCTAAATTGATTTACACATGCGCTTTAATGCAGAAGTAGTGAGGTGACTGAtctttgagagagaaaaaaaacatcttttcacCTTAATTTATCAGCACTTCAGTGTGTAGGTTCATACTCAAACGTATTGTGCATATGCAGTTGTCGCTGTCCCGAAGAGGAGCAGCTAGGTCTTTAGCATTCTTTGATTCCCTGATATTCCAAAACATGTTATCACTAAAGGACCTGGCTGCATAAAGCACTTGAGCACGTATCTACATTCCTCGCAAAGCCATTCACTGTACAGAGCCCAAGTATGTCTATACTGATATTTTAGCAATCATTTTCGGGGAAAAAAATTCGGCTCAAAGCTTGCCCATTAATTTTTACCTAAGTAAGCACACTTAGTGCAGATTCTAAAGCTAAGTTGTTGCTTTATGCAAAACCGTAGAGTTCAGAAGCCTTTGAAGTCAGGAGAGTAATAGGATTCTTCTGTTGGAATGCGTTTGATCTCATTTTGTTGGTCAAAATTCTAAGCATTtgccatcaaaaaaaaaaaaaatccccccaaattGGTgaatgtgttcttttttttaaaaaatataaaaatcagaagTGTGTAAAATATCTTGGGGAGTATCAAGACTGTGCCTTGGAAGTTCTTAAACACTCACATgtgggcgggggtgggggggtggggttgttTATTTAACCTGCTCCATGTGATTTCAGTTCAGTGGAAAACCATTTGAGTTGCTTATATAAATTTTACTGTTACAGCAACTGAAAGGAAAGTTTCTGTGTTCCTGGTAACTTGCAAATTCCACAAGAAACGTCATATTCCTATAGAAAAATATGTAGGCTTAGGCTTACATTTGAGTTCGTTTTGAGTTTTACTCAATATGTAATTTTTCCTGACGTTTACTCAAGAAACTGGTGGTTTTCCCAATATGCATCACTTTCcccaattattttcttaattagtCTATTTTGAGATATTgaataaaatctaaaattaatATTGTAAATTACCTCCATAGTAGTCTGGAATCAGATTTTAGATGTTGATCTAAATGACCACTTGAAtgtgtttataaaacaaatCATTTGGATACATTTCATCTACTCTGTCTTCACAGACTGTATTTTAAAGGTCTAAAATCTTTGGGAAGCGAAGACAATAAGTTAAAAAGCATTCTTTGGCTGTTGCAGATATTCTTAAAGGGAAGTTACGCGCTCATCTTCTGTCAAATCCTAAAATGATTTAGCACTTCCTCGTTCTTCTGACAGTGCCTCTGAAGTCAGAAATCTATCCTGTGCCCACAGCCTGTATTCCAAATAGGGGTGGTGTCTAAAAATGGCTGGTAGTGCTGAACGAGGCAGTGCTTTATGGAGTCACAGTGTGTTAGCCTGGGTTGGTATAGCAGAAGTGGAGCGCATGTTACTTCTCATTTTTGAACAAATCTCATGTAATTGTTGCTTTGTAATATTTTACCTTCGAATGCAATGATGGAAGCCCACATCACGTAGTGACGTTTGTGCTCTGACATGCTGTGCCCAAAATGAAATGTACTATATTgtatacaagaaaaataaataactttgtAGTTAACCTAGAGaagatgtaaataaaatatgaaagaagaGTGGAACAAGACAAATGGTCACACTCTTGTGTGTGTTATATGCCAGAAGTGTAGAATactcctttaaaaatgtaacacaCTAATGTATTTTGTACAGCATCTGCTTTAGAAGGTGCCTTACTGAGTTTACCATGAATTGCTTGTTCTGTACACAGATTATGTCCAATGTAtcatttttaagtaaataaccTTATTTTAGTACACATTAGTTACGTGTTTTGTTATTATAAgattttgccttaaaaatgtAATGACTTGGAAATCATAATACTGTAACTAAATAATTCCCTACTTTTTAATACCTTGTTTATGTCCccgttccccccaccccccatagTCTTTGAATAAGTTTTATTGTTCAATGGTGTTTAGAATTATTTGGTGCTCTGTAAGTTCAGGCTCTGTATTCCTTGGACTAAATTTGGGCACAACAGTAAAATCAATTTTCgttctcctgattttttttccttgtcttatAGAAAAGCCAGAAGCAAGTCAAAATTGCATAATTCTTTTATTTGAGCATATGCGAGTACCCCATGTGTTGGTTTTATTCGTATAAATTTGCATCGAGCTCTTCCagtaaaaagaggaagaaaaaataaagggatGGGGGATTCTGTAACTGGTTTTTGTTCCCTCTGTGTACATTCTTTTTGTGTAGTGATATCCAAATTAAGAGATTTGAGCTGATATAGTTATGTGCTGTTGGTTACAAAATGATGCAGATGCAGGTACAGCCTGCCCAATTCACTCTGTTTTTTATGATTCAAGCAGATGAAGACTGATCAAGGGGATATCTCATCCGTGAGTATACAATTCTATAAAATCTCAGAATTTATGTTCTCACTGAAGGGATGCATCAGCTACTACTCTCCACAGAGTTCACCTTTAGTTTGCAAGCAGGAAGAACTAAGAtcaatttctgttctttctacCTTTGATCGGGAATAATCTTAGCTTTAAAGCCCATTTTTTACAGTAGCTAGAAAATTTTGATATCTGAGCATCATATAAACCGGTACCAGTATATTGTGAagataattataaaatatttttttttcctgtaaagtCAAGCATTAAGTTCTTGCATTAGAGTTGGGGAAAATACTGTGGAAGACCAGACTGTAGGtagttttaaactttttttttttacctcaatACGTAATACCAGAAAATTATACTGCACAGAGGTTTGGTCTACTTAAGATTAGTATCTTGGCAAAGTGAAACTTTTCTTAAGGTTGTGGCTGTTGTGTACTTTGTGGAATATCTTCACCGATTACACTTGATCATGGTTGGTTTGAAAACTGGGATTTTTATATTAGCATTACAAGAGGTATGAAAATACCACGGATAACTGAAACTTTCTACACCAGTCTTTGTTTTGATgagcacttaatttttttttcccctaatgtTGCTTCTTGAAATGACCACAGGATGGTGCTATAGCCTAAAGGTACGAGAGTCCTTTTGAAAAAATTGGGGGGTtttgataaatgaaaataaattctacTGCCTGCTAATAATGAATATCAAGATGTTTGTGCATGATTATTTTTGACTTctatataaaaatgtgttaCTGACGAGCTTGCATCAGTATTTAAGAACTGAAACTGCCATATCCAGCGACATATCTAAAATCCCTACGTGTGTGTTGTGTGCAAGCCGAAGAGCGCACTGAGTAGTTGGTGAGTTGAATCATGACCTTGTAAATTGCAGAGGTATCACTAATCTCATAAAGGATGAGATTTAATTCCATTAATTTCATTAATCCCTTCTGCAGCTTTAATATTCACTGCTCCCCAAAACACCACTTCAGTCTTTCTCACTGATGTTTGTGTGGTAAGTCAATACAGGCTGTGAATCTGAGTCATGAGAGGACCACTGCTGTGGGTTGACACCTCATGAGTCTGGTTCATGAGGGGTGACCACCACGGACTTCAGAGACTGGCTTGATGTGGGTATCTGAAAGGGTCTGAGTGATTCTGATTGCAGAATTCAGGCACTGGTGGATCTGTTGGTGATATACAATGGGTGCTGGCATTTTGGGTGAAGTAAAGAGATCATCTTagtaatggaaaagaaaaaagcattaggagactttaattttaaaatgtaaagcaCTATAAGATACATTTATAAAGCAGTAAAAGTTTCAGTAACAATTATGCAAAGGCATTAAGATGCACAGCTTTTTTTATCTATAAAGCTTAGTGGTTTGATCTGGCAATCCAGAAACCTGAGCTGTCAGCAGTGTTTTCTGGCAGTTACAGGATTTTTGGTAAGTACaaagagaagctggaggcttttttttttaaatatgaggCTCAAGGCGATGATATATCTCTCTATATCTTGGAGTGAGCATACATGTCTCTGTGCCTGTTGGTGCTTGGCTGAAACTGCCAGCAGGCATGCTAGTCTAGATGGTCCACTCTGAGATAAATTGGTGGAACTTGTCTATTCTTACAAACAGCTGTCTTTTCCTAATGCCTATGGTCAgcttcagtttgtttttcatctttgaaAATCCCCTATTCTTAATCAACTGAGCCAACcaatagctttttctttaaattgtcaGTTAATCACCCTTGTCCTCTTGCCATTTTTGTGGCAAATTTTTCTTTCCGTTAGGTCCTAATCTGGAGTCTGCTGTCTCTTCAGTAAAATGGTTTTTTCTACTCTGTTGCCTAAAAATGGAGTTCATGGTGATGTGGCTGTGTTAACCTTACAAAATAgccaacaaaccaacccaccaaAAACTGCAAACAATGATACAAGTGTTTGAGGAGGGGCGGGAATTGAAGACATTTATACCAGTAGTCAAATAGTTTGCTTGTGTTTGAGAGGTGGTTTAGATGgaagtttattaaaaagctgatatattcttttaaaaaaaaaaaaaacacaaaccaaaaaacccacaacccttTAGCTTAATCATCTCTTCTCTTGTGCTTGAGAAGCAAGTCAGGCTTCCTGGCTTATGCAGCCAAT from Phalacrocorax carbo chromosome 13, bPhaCar2.1, whole genome shotgun sequence includes these protein-coding regions:
- the BMPR1A gene encoding bone morphogenetic protein receptor type-1A isoform X1, which codes for MTRLSVYERLLGAYMLIILHVQGQNLNSMLHGTGMKTNPDQKKQANGVTLAPEDTLPFLKCYCSGHCPDDAINNTCITNGHCFAIIEEDEHGEPTLASGCMKYEGSDFQCKDSPKAQLRRTIECCRTDFCNQDLQPTLPPLDSTDGLFDGSIHWMAVLISMAVCIIVMIILFSCFCYKHYCKSMAKRHCYNRDLEQDEAFIPAGESLKDLIDQSQSSGSGSGLPLLVQRTIAKQIQMVRQVGKGRYGEVWMGKWRGEKVAVKVFFTTEEASWFRETEIYQTVLMRHENILGFIAADIKGTGSWTQLYLITDYHENGSLYDFLKCTTLDNRALLRLAYSAACGLCHLHTEIYGTQGKPAIAHRDLKSKNILIKKNGTCCIADLGLAVKFNSDTNEVDVPLNTRVGTKRYMAPEVLDESLNKNHFQPYIMADIYSFGLIIWEMARRCVTGGIVEEYQLPYYDMVPNDPSYEDMREVVCVKRLRPVVSNRWNSDECLRAILKLMSECWAHNPASRLTALRIKKTLAKMVESQDVKI
- the BMPR1A gene encoding bone morphogenetic protein receptor type-1A isoform X2, which encodes MTRLSVYERLLGAYMLIILHVQGMKTNPDQKKQANGVTLAPEDTLPFLKCYCSGHCPDDAINNTCITNGHCFAIIEEDEHGEPTLASGCMKYEGSDFQCKDSPKAQLRRTIECCRTDFCNQDLQPTLPPLDSTDGLFDGSIHWMAVLISMAVCIIVMIILFSCFCYKHYCKSMAKRHCYNRDLEQDEAFIPAGESLKDLIDQSQSSGSGSGLPLLVQRTIAKQIQMVRQVGKGRYGEVWMGKWRGEKVAVKVFFTTEEASWFRETEIYQTVLMRHENILGFIAADIKGTGSWTQLYLITDYHENGSLYDFLKCTTLDNRALLRLAYSAACGLCHLHTEIYGTQGKPAIAHRDLKSKNILIKKNGTCCIADLGLAVKFNSDTNEVDVPLNTRVGTKRYMAPEVLDESLNKNHFQPYIMADIYSFGLIIWEMARRCVTGGIVEEYQLPYYDMVPNDPSYEDMREVVCVKRLRPVVSNRWNSDECLRAILKLMSECWAHNPASRLTALRIKKTLAKMVESQDVKI